The Brassica napus cultivar Da-Ae chromosome C7, Da-Ae, whole genome shotgun sequence genome has a segment encoding these proteins:
- the LOC106414408 gene encoding eukaryotic translation initiation factor 3 subunit B isoform X1 codes for MFTADKRVPSRWSPQGTFFVTAADHNMVIIWGSRYCTDFGQLLRFCHYQVEEFDISPGEKYLVTYSKPKPSDPNVMSLIFSSQNFSVLQNCSNLCRLQGLWLKIFDVKTGTAIVGLNNVDVADSPQWPLIIRWAGGKDDKFFAIISKNKTVAVYETKKFNLLGNAPLLLDDVIDISWSPTQAVLAILLKASDKQPVKVVLLQFPNNVKLAEKDLTAILGDCTMRWQSNGEYLAVNTYGGFEFFRIKEEGIPTDSLRVDKKILAFAWEPSGHRFAVIYGDEPTLSVSFYSMKKTPGKVTELTTLSNRQADALFWSPKGNRIVLAGLKEGNLEFFDVDQLAQISPVANVVANQVAWNQSGKYVATVFTTPQEKFHSDCHSEPDDPRESFTIWSSDGKRLFVHQCQFPITQLDWRPYGGIIDDDMLKKQ; via the exons ATGTTTACTGCTGATAAGAGGGTGCCTTCGCGGTGGTCTCCTCAAGGTACATTCTTTGTCACAGCAGCTGACCACAACATGGTCATTATTTGGGGCTCAAGATATTGTACGGACTTTGGCCAACTCTTGCGTTTTTGTCATTATCAG GTAGAAGAGTTTGATATTTCCCCAGGTGAAAAATACCTGGTCACCTATAGCAAACCAAAACCAAGTGATCCAAATGTGATGAGTTTGATATTTTCTTCCCAAAATTTCTCTGTGTTGCAAAATTGTTCTAACTTGTGCCGTTTGCAGGGACTCTGGCTTAAGATCTTCGATGTGAAAACTGGGACAGCAATCGTTGGACTAAATAATGTTGATGTTGCTGATTCCCCCCAGTGGCCTCTTATTATAAG ATGGGCTGGGGGTAAAGATGATAAATTCTTTGCCATTATTAGCAAAAACAAGACTGTAGCTGTCTACGAGACCAAGAAATTCAACCTGTTGGGCAACGCCCCACTGCTCCTTGATGATGTTATAGATATTTCCTGGTCTCCTACTCAAGCTGTACTTGCAATACTGTTGAAAGCAAGTGACAAGCAGCCTGTCAAGGTTGTTCTTCTGCAATTCCCCAACAACGTTAAGCTGGCCGAGAAGGATCTTACCGCTATTCTTGGCGACTGCACGATGCGCTGGCAGAGCAATGGTGAGTACCTCGCTGTCAATACTTACGGGGGATTTGAGTTTTTCCGCATCAAAGAGGAAGGCATACCCACAGATTCTCTCAGGGTGGACAAGAAGATCCTGGCTTTTGCGTGGGAGCCTAGCGGTCACCGATTTGCTGTGATTTACGGAGACGAACCAACTCTATCTGTCAGTTTCTACTCGATGAAGAAGACACCTGGAAAGGTCACAGAGCTTACTACTTTGAGCAACAGGCAAGCAGATGCTCTATTTTGGTCGCCCAAAGGCAATCGCATTGTTCTTGCTGGATTGAAAGAGGGCAACCTTGAGTTTTTTGATGTGGATCAGCTTGCTCAAATTTCCCCAGTTGCAAACGTGGTGGCCAACCAGGTTGCTTGGAATCAAAGTGGAAAATATGTTGCCACGGTGTTTACAACTCCACAAGAGAAGTTTCATAGTGATTGTCACAGTGAACCAGATGACCCTCGTGAGAGTTTTACTATCTGGTCCTCCGATGGAAAGCGTCTTTTTGTTCATCAGTGTCAATTTCCTATAACCCAG CTGGATTGGCGCCCTTACGGAGGAATCATAGATGATGACATGCTTAAGAAGCAATGA
- the LOC106414408 gene encoding eukaryotic translation initiation factor 3 subunit B isoform X2, translating into MFTADKRVPSRWSPQGTFFVTAADHNMVIIWGSRYCTDFGQLLRFCHYQVEEFDISPGEKYLVTYSKPKPSDPNGLWLKIFDVKTGTAIVGLNNVDVADSPQWPLIIRWAGGKDDKFFAIISKNKTVAVYETKKFNLLGNAPLLLDDVIDISWSPTQAVLAILLKASDKQPVKVVLLQFPNNVKLAEKDLTAILGDCTMRWQSNGEYLAVNTYGGFEFFRIKEEGIPTDSLRVDKKILAFAWEPSGHRFAVIYGDEPTLSVSFYSMKKTPGKVTELTTLSNRQADALFWSPKGNRIVLAGLKEGNLEFFDVDQLAQISPVANVVANQVAWNQSGKYVATVFTTPQEKFHSDCHSEPDDPRESFTIWSSDGKRLFVHQCQFPITQLDWRPYGGIIDDDMLKKQ; encoded by the exons ATGTTTACTGCTGATAAGAGGGTGCCTTCGCGGTGGTCTCCTCAAGGTACATTCTTTGTCACAGCAGCTGACCACAACATGGTCATTATTTGGGGCTCAAGATATTGTACGGACTTTGGCCAACTCTTGCGTTTTTGTCATTATCAG GTAGAAGAGTTTGATATTTCCCCAGGTGAAAAATACCTGGTCACCTATAGCAAACCAAAACCAAGTGATCCAAAT GGACTCTGGCTTAAGATCTTCGATGTGAAAACTGGGACAGCAATCGTTGGACTAAATAATGTTGATGTTGCTGATTCCCCCCAGTGGCCTCTTATTATAAG ATGGGCTGGGGGTAAAGATGATAAATTCTTTGCCATTATTAGCAAAAACAAGACTGTAGCTGTCTACGAGACCAAGAAATTCAACCTGTTGGGCAACGCCCCACTGCTCCTTGATGATGTTATAGATATTTCCTGGTCTCCTACTCAAGCTGTACTTGCAATACTGTTGAAAGCAAGTGACAAGCAGCCTGTCAAGGTTGTTCTTCTGCAATTCCCCAACAACGTTAAGCTGGCCGAGAAGGATCTTACCGCTATTCTTGGCGACTGCACGATGCGCTGGCAGAGCAATGGTGAGTACCTCGCTGTCAATACTTACGGGGGATTTGAGTTTTTCCGCATCAAAGAGGAAGGCATACCCACAGATTCTCTCAGGGTGGACAAGAAGATCCTGGCTTTTGCGTGGGAGCCTAGCGGTCACCGATTTGCTGTGATTTACGGAGACGAACCAACTCTATCTGTCAGTTTCTACTCGATGAAGAAGACACCTGGAAAGGTCACAGAGCTTACTACTTTGAGCAACAGGCAAGCAGATGCTCTATTTTGGTCGCCCAAAGGCAATCGCATTGTTCTTGCTGGATTGAAAGAGGGCAACCTTGAGTTTTTTGATGTGGATCAGCTTGCTCAAATTTCCCCAGTTGCAAACGTGGTGGCCAACCAGGTTGCTTGGAATCAAAGTGGAAAATATGTTGCCACGGTGTTTACAACTCCACAAGAGAAGTTTCATAGTGATTGTCACAGTGAACCAGATGACCCTCGTGAGAGTTTTACTATCTGGTCCTCCGATGGAAAGCGTCTTTTTGTTCATCAGTGTCAATTTCCTATAACCCAG CTGGATTGGCGCCCTTACGGAGGAATCATAGATGATGACATGCTTAAGAAGCAATGA